Proteins encoded in a region of the Armatimonadota bacterium genome:
- a CDS encoding protease produces MAAKRILMLVGDYVEDYEVMVPFQALLMVGHQVHAVCPGKKAGDKVRTAVHDFEGDQTYSEKPGHNFTLNYAFDEVNPEQYDALVIPGGRAPEYIRLNPRVIHIVKHFAESGKPIAAICHGAQLLAAAGALKGKKASAYPAVGPEVNAAGGEYVDIPVDKAVVDGNLVTAPAWPAHPDWLAKFLQVLGTKIEP; encoded by the coding sequence ATGGCAGCCAAACGCATTCTGATGCTGGTCGGCGACTATGTGGAAGACTATGAGGTGATGGTTCCGTTTCAGGCACTGCTGATGGTGGGACATCAGGTGCACGCGGTATGCCCCGGCAAGAAGGCGGGCGACAAGGTGCGCACCGCAGTACACGACTTCGAGGGTGACCAGACCTACAGCGAGAAACCCGGGCACAACTTCACCCTGAACTACGCTTTCGACGAGGTGAACCCCGAGCAGTACGATGCGCTGGTTATCCCGGGTGGGCGCGCACCGGAGTACATTCGCCTCAACCCCCGCGTGATTCACATCGTGAAGCACTTTGCCGAGTCGGGCAAGCCCATCGCCGCGATCTGTCACGGAGCGCAACTGCTTGCCGCCGCGGGAGCATTAAAGGGCAAGAAAGCATCTGCCTATCCTGCGGTGGGACCTGAGGTGAACGCTGCGGGTGGCGAATACGTGGACATTCCGGTGGATAAGGCAGTGGTGGACGGTAACCTGGTCACCGCGCCTGCGTGGCCCGCACATCCCGACTGGCTGGCGAAGTTCCTGCAGGTGCTGGGCACGAAGATAGAGCCGTAA
- a CDS encoding aminotransferase DegT: protein MSDQLALFGGSPAVSSPVLDLWQPPKEEMKRAVCELIDADFLSGSGTGLPKQFEEEFRQYVGAQYCLSVNHGSTALASAFFALRVGPGDEFITPTLGYIGTYGGALHMGARPVFCDIDPHTLLADPDDIEKRITPRTKAIVPIHLFGNVCEMDALRDISDRHGIPIIEDAAHAHGAEWDGVKVGSISDLTCFSLQGSPPYGKPICGGEGGLVTTNNREYYERMLVHCHLHRVGITEELTLPEYRELDSQVLGQKWRAHPLALAIARVTMQSLDYRNAKRAEFRQKVFEALQGMPGIEPVRSYPKAKPAGFYTGHPLVYHPEQLHGLPAQRFVQALKAEGVPVSLYGRKLEHQKTIFRKGFDLWGHGRGPLGGEFFGLPPFEGYKDGDFPQAEKVAGNILHIRPIIEPAEGLVEQIAQAFAKVIAHHQELQ from the coding sequence ATGAGCGACCAACTCGCTCTCTTTGGGGGAAGTCCCGCTGTTTCCTCGCCCGTGCTGGACCTTTGGCAGCCGCCGAAAGAGGAGATGAAGCGCGCCGTTTGCGAACTGATTGATGCCGATTTTCTCTCCGGTTCGGGCACAGGTCTTCCCAAACAGTTCGAAGAGGAGTTCCGGCAATACGTGGGAGCACAGTATTGCCTCTCGGTGAACCACGGCTCCACTGCCCTCGCTAGCGCGTTCTTCGCACTGCGGGTGGGTCCCGGCGACGAGTTTATCACCCCCACGTTAGGCTATATCGGCACCTATGGCGGAGCCTTGCACATGGGTGCGCGACCAGTATTTTGCGATATCGATCCCCACACGCTCCTGGCAGACCCCGACGACATCGAGAAACGCATCACACCTCGCACCAAAGCGATTGTGCCTATCCACCTCTTCGGCAACGTGTGTGAGATGGACGCCCTGCGGGACATCAGCGATCGACACGGCATCCCGATTATCGAGGACGCGGCCCACGCGCACGGCGCAGAGTGGGATGGGGTGAAAGTGGGCAGCATCTCCGACCTCACCTGCTTCAGCCTGCAAGGTTCGCCTCCTTACGGCAAACCGATATGCGGTGGCGAAGGCGGGCTGGTCACCACCAATAACCGCGAATACTACGAGCGGATGCTGGTACATTGCCACCTGCACCGCGTCGGCATCACCGAGGAACTCACCCTGCCGGAATACCGCGAGCTGGACTCGCAAGTGTTGGGGCAGAAATGGCGAGCGCACCCCCTCGCGTTGGCTATCGCGCGGGTGACCATGCAGTCGCTGGACTACCGCAACGCCAAACGTGCCGAGTTCCGCCAGAAAGTGTTCGAGGCTCTGCAGGGAATGCCCGGCATCGAGCCGGTACGCTCCTACCCCAAAGCCAAACCGGCGGGATTCTACACGGGGCATCCGCTGGTGTACCACCCCGAACAGCTGCATGGACTGCCTGCTCAGCGATTCGTACAAGCTTTGAAAGCAGAGGGCGTGCCGGTATCCCTCTATGGCAGAAAGCTGGAGCACCAAAAGACTATCTTTCGCAAGGGTTTCGACCTGTGGGGGCACGGCAGGGGACCGCTCGGCGGTGAGTTTTTCGGTTTGCCGCCGTTCGAGGGATACAAAGACGGCGACTTCCCACAGGCGGAGAAGGTAGCGGGTAACATCCTGCATATTCGCCCGATTATCGAACCGGCGGAAGGACTGGTAGAGCAAATCGCCCAAGCGTTCGCGAAGGTGATCGCACACCACCAGGAACTGCAGTGA
- a CDS encoding nickel-responsive transcriptional regulator NikR — protein sequence MAKLKRFGVSIPTELVDAFDRLIEAKGYPNRSEALRDLMRDALVESEWESDTGEVVGTVTIVYNHEARELSRKMTHLQHQAMDAVVCTTHVHLDEHNCMEVVVVRGSAAQVRAIADRLISMKGVKHGKLVCTTTGKSLF from the coding sequence ATGGCGAAGCTGAAGCGGTTCGGAGTCTCCATACCTACAGAACTGGTGGACGCCTTCGACCGCCTGATAGAGGCGAAAGGGTACCCAAACCGGTCGGAGGCGTTGCGCGACCTCATGCGCGACGCACTCGTGGAGAGCGAGTGGGAAAGCGATACTGGCGAGGTAGTGGGTACTGTAACCATCGTGTACAACCACGAGGCGCGAGAACTGTCGCGTAAAATGACCCATTTACAGCATCAGGCGATGGATGCAGTGGTATGTACTACCCATGTGCATCTGGACGAGCACAACTGCATGGAGGTCGTGGTAGTGCGCGGCTCCGCCGCACAGGTCAGAGCCATCGCAGACCGGCTCATCAGCATGAAGGGGGTTAAGCACGGCAAGCTCGTGTGTACCACAACCGGCAAGTCGCTCTTCTGA
- a CDS encoding type II secretion system protein E — MHKARLRIGEILLQMGYITQEQLQEALELQRSTRELLGEVLIRLGYITSEQLAQAQAFQFGVEYERVNLNSIPQDVRNLVPAYLARRLGVLPLRKDKHRLIVAMLNPVDIVARDDLQRITGCYIKPVYTAPEVLQQAIDLFYASDIVHDSLPSTQEESVQLLQPEDYTLEEIDHVEQLVQQAPVVRLVNEILLQAVKMGASDIHFEPKRKGLRLRYRIDGELVEVRNIPLSMMQAVIARVKVLADLNLTERRLPQDGRFSFQVEARRIDVRVSTLPNQHGERVVLRLLNNSQVNYRLDALGFSEVNLQRFRSLIHQPYGMILITGPTGSGKTTTLYATLHQISRPEINIMTCEDPIEYEIEEISQSNVNEKVGLTFATQLRSILRQDPDVVLVGEIRDRETAEIACRASLTGHLVLSTLHTNDAASAIPRLIDMGVEPFLISSSLIGVVGQRLLRRLCTSCRYPDIPSPEERAMLAGDVLQVYRARGCRACLQRGYSGRIAVHEVLLVNEPIRQLILQRAEAGRILTEAVRDGMITMQQDALQKALAGITSLQEVISKVGLPDRYTLEEIPSLAA, encoded by the coding sequence ATGCACAAGGCACGTTTGCGTATAGGCGAAATCTTACTGCAAATGGGTTACATCACTCAAGAGCAGCTGCAAGAGGCTCTTGAGCTGCAGCGGAGCACCCGAGAGCTATTGGGCGAAGTCTTGATTCGACTTGGGTATATCACCAGTGAGCAGCTGGCGCAGGCACAAGCTTTCCAGTTCGGGGTAGAGTATGAACGTGTCAATCTCAACAGCATCCCCCAGGATGTCCGCAACCTGGTGCCTGCCTATCTGGCGCGACGACTGGGCGTGCTGCCTCTGCGCAAGGATAAACACCGTCTGATAGTCGCGATGCTGAACCCAGTGGACATTGTAGCACGTGACGACCTACAGCGTATCACAGGATGTTATATCAAACCTGTTTATACTGCCCCCGAAGTGCTGCAGCAGGCGATAGACCTCTTCTACGCCTCTGACATCGTGCATGATTCTCTGCCCTCCACCCAAGAAGAGAGTGTGCAGCTGCTGCAGCCCGAGGATTACACCCTCGAGGAAATTGACCACGTAGAGCAACTGGTACAGCAGGCTCCCGTGGTGCGACTAGTGAACGAGATTCTGTTGCAGGCGGTCAAGATGGGCGCAAGCGACATTCACTTCGAACCCAAGCGCAAGGGGCTGCGCTTGCGCTATCGCATTGACGGAGAGCTTGTGGAGGTCCGCAATATCCCTTTGTCGATGATGCAGGCAGTCATCGCACGGGTCAAGGTGCTGGCTGACCTCAACCTAACCGAACGCAGACTGCCTCAGGACGGCAGATTCTCTTTCCAGGTAGAGGCAAGGCGCATCGATGTGCGTGTTTCCACTCTGCCCAACCAGCACGGCGAGCGCGTCGTACTGCGCCTGCTCAACAATAGTCAGGTCAACTACCGTCTGGACGCGCTGGGCTTCTCCGAGGTCAACCTGCAACGCTTCCGTTCGCTGATTCATCAGCCGTATGGGATGATACTGATTACAGGACCTACTGGTTCGGGCAAGACCACCACCCTGTACGCCACTCTGCACCAAATCTCACGTCCAGAGATTAACATCATGACTTGCGAAGATCCCATTGAGTACGAAATCGAAGAGATTAGCCAGTCTAACGTGAACGAAAAAGTGGGTTTGACCTTCGCCACCCAGCTGCGCTCTATCTTGAGGCAAGACCCCGACGTGGTGCTGGTGGGTGAGATACGCGACAGAGAAACCGCTGAGATAGCATGTCGTGCTTCTCTCACTGGACATTTGGTACTTTCCACCCTACACACCAATGATGCTGCCTCGGCGATACCTCGACTCATCGATATGGGGGTGGAACCGTTCCTGATCAGCTCTTCGCTCATAGGGGTCGTTGGGCAGAGACTATTGCGTCGCCTGTGTACATCCTGTCGTTATCCGGATATTCCCTCCCCAGAAGAACGTGCTATGCTGGCGGGTGACGTGCTGCAGGTGTATCGCGCTAGAGGATGTCGTGCCTGCTTGCAGCGGGGATACAGCGGCCGTATCGCAGTGCACGAGGTGCTGCTCGTTAACGAGCCGATACGCCAGCTTATCCTGCAGCGTGCGGAGGCAGGGCGCATCCTCACTGAGGCAGTGCGTGATGGCATGATAACGATGCAACAGGATGCGCTGCAGAAGGCACTGGCAGGTATAACCAGCTTGCAGGAGGTTATCAGCAAAGTGGGACTTCCAGACAGGTACACGCTGGAAGAGATACCATCGCTTGCTGCTTGA
- a CDS encoding glycosyl transferase: MRDNPVVSIIIPAYNEADSIVQAIERVRAVPLQKEIIVVDDGSTDETPALLAQQPDVVVLRHERNMGKGMAIRTAIAHATGDIIIIQDADLEYDPMDIPRVIAPIAEGKAQVVYGSRFLTAKRPKGMRLPNWLVNRLLAAMVRWLYWHPLTDEATCYKAFRADLLKSVPLTCQRFEFCPEVTAKVIRRGVKIVEVPISYEARTTLQGKKIRWWDGVEAIWTLLKWRWKRF, encoded by the coding sequence GTGCGAGATAACCCTGTCGTCAGCATTATCATTCCGGCTTACAACGAAGCGGACTCCATCGTGCAGGCGATTGAGCGTGTGCGTGCCGTGCCCCTGCAGAAAGAGATTATCGTGGTGGACGACGGTTCCACCGACGAAACCCCTGCCTTGCTGGCGCAACAACCCGACGTGGTAGTGCTGCGTCACGAGCGTAACATGGGCAAGGGCATGGCGATACGCACCGCCATCGCACATGCCACAGGTGATATTATCATCATTCAGGACGCCGACCTCGAATACGACCCGATGGACATCCCCCGCGTGATTGCCCCTATCGCCGAAGGCAAGGCGCAGGTGGTTTACGGTTCGCGTTTCCTCACCGCCAAACGCCCGAAGGGAATGCGCCTGCCCAACTGGCTGGTGAACCGCCTGCTGGCGGCGATGGTGCGCTGGCTCTACTGGCATCCTCTTACCGACGAAGCCACCTGTTACAAAGCCTTCCGCGCCGACCTGCTCAAGAGCGTGCCCCTCACCTGCCAGCGGTTCGAGTTCTGCCCGGAGGTGACCGCTAAAGTCATCCGACGCGGGGTGAAGATTGTGGAAGTGCCCATCTCCTACGAAGCACGCACCACCCTGCAGGGCAAGAAAATCCGCTGGTGGGACGGTGTGGAGGCAATCTGGACACTGCTCAAATGGCGGTGGAAGCGGTTTTGA
- a CDS encoding ammonium transporter — MLTKRLMALTLVGMVATAGAAAQDNSGKIDTGDTAWMLVSCALVMLMTPGLALFYGGMVRQKNVLSTIMHSFTILAVATVHWAVIGYALAFGPSIGGFIGKPVWAFLKGVGQEPNAAYAATIPHAVFMAFQMMFAIITPALISGAIAERMKFSTFVVFVVLWLTLVYAPVAHWVWGAGGWLRNMGALDFAGGTVVHISSGVSGLVAALMLRPRLGYLREAMLPNNLTLTVLGAGLLWFGWFGFNAGSALTAGGLAASAFVATHIASAAATLSWIIVEWLHRRKPSALGAVSGCVAGLVAVTPAAGFVSPQSALIIGLIAGAVCYGAVIVKPRLRYDDSLDAFGIHGVGGTTGALLTGVFASKAINPAGANGLIYGGFPLFGVQVLAIGVTWLYAAAMTAVILKVLDALMGLRVREEEEITGLDLALHGESGYHFTSEATV; from the coding sequence ATGCTAACAAAGCGACTAATGGCTCTCACGCTTGTCGGGATGGTAGCCACCGCGGGGGCAGCAGCACAGGACAACTCCGGCAAGATCGATACAGGCGACACTGCCTGGATGCTGGTCTCGTGCGCTCTGGTGATGTTGATGACGCCGGGGCTAGCTCTGTTCTACGGCGGCATGGTACGCCAGAAGAACGTGCTCAGCACCATCATGCACAGCTTCACCATCCTCGCTGTGGCGACCGTACACTGGGCAGTAATTGGCTACGCGCTGGCTTTCGGCCCCAGTATCGGCGGGTTCATCGGCAAACCGGTGTGGGCTTTCCTAAAGGGAGTGGGGCAGGAACCGAACGCCGCCTACGCTGCTACCATCCCCCACGCGGTGTTCATGGCTTTCCAAATGATGTTTGCCATCATCACCCCCGCGCTCATCAGCGGCGCCATCGCCGAGCGAATGAAGTTTTCCACCTTCGTGGTTTTCGTGGTGCTATGGCTGACGCTGGTGTACGCGCCTGTTGCTCACTGGGTGTGGGGCGCCGGTGGGTGGTTGCGCAATATGGGCGCGCTGGACTTCGCCGGCGGCACGGTGGTGCACATTAGCAGCGGCGTGTCAGGGCTTGTAGCGGCGCTGATGCTGCGCCCCCGGCTCGGCTACCTGCGCGAAGCGATGCTACCGAATAACCTGACGCTCACCGTGCTGGGTGCAGGGCTGCTGTGGTTCGGCTGGTTCGGCTTCAATGCGGGCAGCGCGCTCACCGCAGGTGGGCTGGCAGCGTCGGCTTTTGTGGCAACGCACATCGCTTCGGCCGCTGCCACCCTATCGTGGATTATCGTGGAGTGGCTGCATCGGCGCAAACCCAGCGCATTGGGAGCGGTATCCGGCTGCGTCGCCGGACTGGTCGCGGTAACCCCGGCTGCCGGGTTCGTCAGCCCCCAATCCGCTCTGATTATCGGGCTCATCGCTGGTGCAGTATGCTATGGAGCGGTGATTGTGAAACCGCGCCTGCGCTACGATGACTCGCTGGACGCTTTCGGTATTCACGGCGTCGGCGGGACTACAGGCGCACTGCTTACCGGCGTGTTCGCCAGCAAGGCGATTAATCCGGCAGGGGCAAACGGGCTGATATACGGCGGTTTTCCCCTGTTCGGCGTGCAGGTTCTGGCTATCGGGGTGACCTGGTTATACGCTGCTGCAATGACCGCCGTGATACTCAAAGTACTGGACGCACTGATGGGCCTGCGCGTGAGGGAAGAAGAAGAGATAACAGGGCTCGACCTCGCTCTGCACGGCGAGAGTGGGTACCATTTCACATCGGAGGCGACAGTGTAG